A single genomic interval of Littorina saxatilis isolate snail1 linkage group LG17, US_GU_Lsax_2.0, whole genome shotgun sequence harbors:
- the LOC138952587 gene encoding uncharacterized protein codes for SDSRQAIAARELRQKKKQYVSGLEASVESLTEENERLKYQNARQEQRISKYKAEVKYLKNVIANESALSALLTNIQNSSGIKLTASLMSETDENAHPVVGIKRKLTYSIRDGSNVQGTASEDKRSASAKRLRSSKDSASSTVSISQRQQLQNISCSETLNCLGDAVDNASPSNDEADCVIVETTKNCGDSAGEKTGKMMQSVIGSESDTNESDDGSDTDTCTGGICLHVLGDSVSVEFCASCNRSAAKSCSRDHAYFKSRD; via the coding sequence AGTGATTCAAGGCAAGCTATTGCTGCTCGAGAGTTGAGGCAGAAAAAGAAACAATACGTGTCTGGCCTGGAAGCCTCGGTTGAGAGTCTAACTGAAGAAAATGAGCGACTGAAATATCAAAACGCTAGACAGGAGCAACGGATTTCAAAGTATAAGGCAGAAGTAAAGTACCTGAAAAATGTGATTGCTAACGAATCTGCATTGTCAGCTTTGCTGACAAACATCCAGAACTCTAGTGGTATAAAGCTGACTGCTTCCCTGATGTCAGAAACAGATGAAAATGCACACCCAGTTGTAGGCATAAAGCGGAAGCTGACCTATTCAATCAGAGATGGTAGCAATGTCCAGGGTACTGCCTCAGAAGACAAGCGATCTGCAAGTGCAAAACGCTTACGCTCCTCAAAAGATAGTGCTAGTAGTACAGTCTCGATCAGTCAGCGACAGCAACTTCAGAACATTTCTTGTTCAGAGACTCTGAACTGTCTTGGTGATGCAGTTGATAATGCTTCCCCGTCTAATGATGAGGCAGATTGCGTCATTGTCGAAACAACTAAGAACTGTGGGGATTCTGCAGGGGAAAAAACAGGCAAAATGATGCAGTCAGTCATTGGTTCTGAGTCTGATACCAATGAGAGTGATGATGGTAGTGACACTGATACTTGTACTGGTGGCATCTGCCTCCATGTCCTTGGAGATTCTGTGTCTGTTGAGTTCTGCGCTTCCTGCAACCGCAGTGCTGCGAAATCTTGCAGCAGAGATCATGCTTACTTCAAATCTCGTGACTAG